The sequence GTGTAATCGCCCGCGGGATCGAATCCGCGCGAATTGGTAATCGTGACATATCCGCCGCCCGAAAAATCCGCGGCTGTGTTGATTGGATCCTGGGTGGCGCTTATGGGCTGGTCGACGGCGTCTTGTGAAATGGGAACCGCGAATGCAGTGAGATTATAATTGGTGGTTTCGTCGTAGTCCCAATTGGGGTCAGTCATTCTCCACATGCCCTCCAGGCCGGGAATGCTGAGCAGGTAGTCCTCGTATGATCCCACGGTGATCGTGGCCTCGTCGGAATTCCCCGCGGCGTCCTTGACGCGGATTACCGCCGTGTCGGGTGCCGTCGCCGAGGCATTCACGTAAAGGCCGTTTGCCGTGATGCTTCCCGAACCGGAAACGACTGTGTAGCTGTAGGGAAGGGTGCCGCCCGTCGTGGAGAAAAGCAGATTGCCGCTCTGGACAATCGTGCCGGTGCGCGGGGAAATGGCAATACCAAGGTTGTTATGGTCCAGCGGATTCCCAAACCGATCACACGCGGTTAATGCCGCTATGGCTAAAAAAATTGCTGCAAGACCCCACTTCTTCATAATGTCAGCCTAGCACTCTCCGTCAGGAATGGCAACAATGTTTAAGATTTGGGAGAAATATATAATATCTACACAAGTGGAAGGGAAACGGGTAATTATTTTAGAACCGGAGTGCATAAATTTAATGTAAAGACTGTCGATGATGAAGGAATTGAGATTCACTAAGCATTCTAACAACCGGGACCGGGAGGGAGGGGCTCTGACCCCTCCCTCCCGGTCCCCCATGACGCTATTCCATCTTCTTCTGGAACTCTTCCATAAGCTCGGCCGCCTTCGCGCGCTGTTCGGGCGTGAGGATCGCGTGGAACTCGATAATCTTGTCGATGATGAAGGGCCGCAGCCGCTTCATGTGTTCCTCGCGCTCGCTGAAAAGCTTCTCAACCTCGGCCCGTTCGACCTTGTCCTTTTTCACCAGCGCTATCGCCTCGGCGCGCATCGCCTTGTGGCCGGCGCGCTCCTCCTTGAATTTCGCGACCGCCTCGTCCTTGATCGCGTAGAGTTTCGCCTTCTGCTCGTCGTTCAGGTCCAGCTTGGACGCAATCTTCTTCGCCATGTAATCGGCCCTCTTCTCGGGGCTCCAGTGGTGGGCGCATCCCGCGAACGCGAGGCCCGCGACCGCGATGACCGATGCGACGGCGATAAAACGTGTGCTTCTCTTCATGATGATTCACCTCTATCGAGTGTAGTGATTTAATATATGCATGATCGGGGGCGCGTGTGTAGCCTTGATTTCGGGAATGTAACGAATTGTAACGCCGGGCGGTTTTTTTTCAAAAATCGGAAAATTTTTATTAGCACGGGAATGCCGGTTTTCATGGGCGCAGGGGGAGGGAGAGGTGGGGATTGAAGAGATGGAAATGAAATTGACACGCGGCTTTTCGCGTGCTTGGGTGGAGGCCGCGTCTTGAACCCGAACATGAGCGAGGGCCCGTGATGACCGAATTCCTGCTGTTTGTCGCCTTCATCCTGATAACCCTGATCTGGGCGCGCATGCGCAGGCTCGAGAAGAGGATATCGTGGCTGGAGGACGAGCGCATTCCCGCACCGGCGCCGGTCACCCGGAAGGAGGAACCGCGGGCGGAAAAGCCTGCATTGCGCGAGACAGCCGCGGAAAAGGCCGGGCTGGCGCCGATATCGCATGAACCCGCAACAGCGCCGCAGGCGCCAGGCGGCGAGGCCGCGCCGGGTCGCGCGACAGGGCGCATCCTCCCACCCCGGAACGAGCTGCTCCGCGGCTTCGAGAAACAATTCGCCGAGAACTGGACGGGAATCGTGGGCGCGATCGTGCTCGTCATGGGGGTGAGCTTCCTCGCCATCTATGCCGCGCTTACGCTTTCCGCGTTCGTGCGCTTCCTGCTCATTACCGCGGCTTCGGGCGGACTTTACGCGGTGTACTTCGCGTTCAGGAACTCCCCCCGGCTCGGGCGTTTCGCGCTCTGGGTCCGGAGCGCCGCGGGCGCGCTGTTCCTTTTCGGGTGCCTGGGGTCGAGCGAGATCCCGGGCATCAAATGGATCGACGATTCGCGGGCGGCGCTGGGGCTCCTGGGCGCAGGCGTGCTCGCGAATATATGGTGCGGATTCGCCGGTAGATCGCAGGCGACGGCTTCGCTGCACGTCGTACTCTGCCTTGTATCTCTAGGCGTCGCGCCGCAGTCGCCGCTCACCCTGGGGATCACGGGGCTTGTCGCGCTTACCGGTGTCGCTTTCGCATACCGCGAACGCTGGGAATATCACCTGCTCGCAACCATCACGGGTTTCCTCGCGTATCATATCTACTGGTATTATGCGGTGGGTGCGCCGGCGGCGGTTGTAGAGACGCGATTAATCGCGTCTCTACAATGGACCGGTATATCGGTCACCGCAATTATCGGGGTCGCGGCGTGCCTGGTCCACTACCGCGACCGATACCGCACGGAGGGTTTCGATCCCGTACCCTTCCTCGCGCACCTTGGCAATTGGATATACATGCTCGTGGGCTACCTGATGTACTCCTCGGGTTCAAAATGGAACACGCTCGTACTCGCGGGCGCGTCGCTCGCGGCGTTCCTGCTCGCGCGGCGCGCGAAGGCGATACCCGTCCGCTGGCTCGAAACGACCGACACGCTGGTAGGCCAGGCGCTCGCCGTCGCCGCGATCCTGACCCTTCGCCGCTGGGGATGGGACTGGCTTCCCGTGTGCGCCGCGCTCTACTTCCAGTCGCTCTTTTTCATCGTGTACATGGCGAAAGAAGGAACACGATTGCTCGAGCGGGCGGGAATATTCCTGCATTACGCCGCGGCGCTCCTCCTCGTCGTGGTCGCGCTCGACGAGGTCCGGCCGGAAGAGGGCGCACACGTGATCACAAGCGCGCTCATCCTCGCGGGGGCGCTCCTGGGGGAAAGCGCCCTCCACCTTGCCACGCTCCGCGGCATGGGGAAGGGGCTTGACGCCGTTCCCGTACGCCCCGGTGCGCCCGACGGGTACGTCTTCGCGCCGGGCGGCGTGCTCATGGGCCTCTTCCTATGCGCGCTCTACGCTATCCTCCAGCCCTATCCCTGGGCGCCGTGGGCGCTCTCGGCGGCGGGGTGCGGATTTATCGTTATGCGGCATTTCACCGGTTCCGCGGGGCTCTGGGCGGGCATGCTCTTCTTCGCCGTTGTCGCCCACATGATCGCCTGGGCGAAGATCGCGCTCCTCCGGGCGGACCCGGCCGCGGCGGCGCTCTACGGCGCCCCGCTCCTCGCGCTGGACGTCATGCTCGCGGTGCTGCCGCATCGCTGGGGCGGGGGGAAGCCGCTGGTATGGCCGGGCATTTACCTTATGGCAGTGCACCTCGCGGTGGTCGGGTATTACGCGACCGTTGACGTATCGGCCCTCATCCCGGGTGTGCTGTGGCTCCTCACGTCGGTCGGGTACCGCGAGGCGGCCTCGTGGGCGGGGCGCAGGACGGGGCCCGCGCACGCGGGCGCCCTTGCGCATCTGGTGAACGCGGGAGCGCTCTTCCTCGCGCTCTTTCTCGCGCGTCACGTACTCGTGCACATGCAGTCCGAGATGTATATCGGCCCCGTGCGCGTGCGCCTGCTCATCGAGCTTTTCGCGCTCGCCGTGTTCCTCTACTGGGCGCTCTGGGGCCTCCCCAGAATCAAGGATGAGCCCCCCGGCTGGAAGTTCGGGGAGCTGGCATGGGAGCTTTTCCTTGGATTCCTCGCGTTTACGATCGCGCTCGAGGTGCCCGTCGTCTGGCATCCGCCGGCATGGGCGCTCCTGGCCGCGGCGCTTTTCCTCGCGGGCGCGGACGCGCGAGTCTCGCGCATGCGCTTCTATTCGCTCCCGTTCTACTGGGCGTCCGCGATCCACGTCGCCTTCGTATCGAGCTCCCACGTCACCCCGTCCCTGGTGTGGACGGACCAGGCCTGGGTGGGCGGCGTGTGCGCGATGGCGGTGCAGGTCGGGTACATCGTGCTCTTCTACCTGCGCGGGGGCATCGCGGGGATCGCGTTCCCGTACCCCGTGCGGCGCATCGCCGCGCTGGCGGGCGCCGTCGAGCGGCGCCGGAACCTCTGGGTATACTATCCCGTGTTCGTCTCGGCGGCGCTCTTCCTCTACTGGACCTTCGACAGCTCGGTGCTCACCCTGCTGTGGGTCGCCGAGACCTTCGCGATCTTCGTGCTCGCGCTCTTCCTCAGGGAGGGGCATTTCCGCCTGGTTTCGATGCTGGGGCTCGCGGGCTGCCTGGTGCGCCTGGTATTCTTCGATCTCGCGCAGTCGGGAACGCTCGCGCGCGCGCTGGTGTTCGTGGGGGTGGGGGCGATAATGCTTTTCATGAACATGCTGTACGGCAAGTACCGGGACCGGTTTTAATCGTGGCGCGGGCGAGGATCCTCATCGCCGTGTTCCTGCTCACGGGCGGCGCCGCGCTGGCCTGGCTCCTCGCGGACCGCGCGGCCGATGCGCCGCGCGACGCGAGCTTCAAGCCTGCCTTCGAGCTCCTTGGCCGGGGCGCGAAAACGCTCGACAGGGCGCTTTCGCGCGCGGTGCCGGTGAACGAGCTTGACGAGAAGGAGTTCGGTGACGCGATCGCGCTGCGCTACGGGAGGAATTCCGACGTGACGGACGCCGACCACCGTTACGTAAACGGCATTGTCGCGTACCTTGCCGGGCGCGCGAGGCGTCCCTTCCTCTACCGCGCTTTCATCGTAAAATCCGATACGCCCAACGCCTTCGCACTCCCCGGGGGGATCGTCCTCGTGACCAGGGGATTGCTCGCCGCGCTTGGAAGCGAATCGGAGCTCGCCGCCATAGTCGCCCACGAGATGGGACACATCGAGCGCGGGCACTGTTTCGACGCGGTGCGCTTCGAGCTCCTCGCCCGCAAGACAGGCACGGAACCCCTGGGGAAGCTCGCCGATTTCGCGATGAACCTGATGCTGCGCCACGGGTTCAGCAAGAGCCAGGAGGCCGAGTCCGACGAGTACGCCTTCGAGATGCTCTGCGCGCGCGCTTACGACCCCGGCGGCGTCGCCGGGGCGTTTGGCTCCCTTATCCGTTACGCGGAAGCGCGCGGTCCCCGTGCGGAAAGCGGCGCCCTCAACCCGTTCCGGGATTATTTCGCGACGCACCCGGACACCGCGCAAAGGCGCGAACGCTACGAGGCGCGCGCCCGCGGATGGCGGGCCGCCCATTACGAGGAGCGGCGTTATACCGGCGTGCGCAACCTCGCCGAAAGAAGGGCGTTCCCGGGGGATGATTTTCCCGGCGAATGGAACATCGTCGCGCAGCAGGAATGAGGACAATGCTTTGTTCCGCGGGGGCGGGGCGCATTCATCTACTCCACAGGCTTGAATATGTTGAACGACTGCCCTTCCAGGAAGGTGTGGCGTTCAACGGCGATGTAACCCGCGTCCTTCATGACGGCGAGGATCTCGCCCTCCTCGATGAAATGCCCGTGGAGCCGCGCGAGGACCCCCGCGGGCAGGTAATCGATAATCGCGACCCGCCCCCCGGGTTTCAGCACTCCTTTCAGCCGGGCGAAGTAGGCGACGCGGTCTCCCATGTCGTGGAACACGTTCCGTAAAAACGCAAGGTCTGCGCTCTTCGCGGCGAGTCCCGATTCGGTGAAGCTCGCCCTGACGTACCCGATATTCCCGATTCCCTCTGCGGTCGCGCGCTCCTTTATAAAATCCAGGAAATCGGGGTTGATATCGACGGCCCACACCCTGCCGTCGCTTCCCACCGCGCGGGCGAGGAGCAGGGTGAAGTGGCCCCCGCCGGCGCCGATATCGGCGACGGAGTCCCCGGGCTTGAGCGACAGGTTCTGAATCACGCGAGGGGCCTGGCTCGATTCGTCCGAGGCGCTCTTGTTGAAGTGGTCCGCAAGGTATCTCGACGAGCACTGCGCCGTCATAAGCGTGCACAGGAACGGGACGATCAGCACCCCCGCGCGCAGGGTCTTAATGGAAAACAACATGGTGTCACCTCGCACATCTGGTTTGTCCGGTCCGGGAAACCGGCGAATCACGCGGGCCGGAGTGCGAATCGGCGCCCCCCCGGCCGTGATGCGCAAGACCTGGACGCGGCATCCGGCTTTACCCCGGGAAATCCTGAATTGGTTGAACATTCAGATTAAATCGGCGCCACTCCCCGATGCCTTGCCCGCGGCACCCATGACGGTTCCCGGAAGTCAATGATCATTCCCTGAACGCAAATAAGTCAAATATGTTTGAAATCGGTTGACCATAATGCTATAATTTTTTACGCTGACCGGGTACACGGGGAGCGGCTGTCCCCTTCGATGATCTGAATGGACTGGCAGGGTACACTATGATAGAAATGCGTCATACCGCGTGGGAAGTACTGGAGATCAAGGGGAGCTTCA is a genomic window of Spirochaetota bacterium containing:
- a CDS encoding periplasmic heavy metal sensor, coding for MKRSTRFIAVASVIAVAGLAFAGCAHHWSPEKRADYMAKKIASKLDLNDEQKAKLYAIKDEAVAKFKEERAGHKAMRAEAIALVKKDKVERAEVEKLFSEREEHMKRLRPFIIDKIIEFHAILTPEQRAKAAELMEEFQKKME
- a CDS encoding class I SAM-dependent methyltransferase; its protein translation is MFNQFRISRGKAGCRVQVLRITAGGAPIRTPARVIRRFPGPDKPDVRGDTMLFSIKTLRAGVLIVPFLCTLMTAQCSSRYLADHFNKSASDESSQAPRVIQNLSLKPGDSVADIGAGGGHFTLLLARAVGSDGRVWAVDINPDFLDFIKERATAEGIGNIGYVRASFTESGLAAKSADLAFLRNVFHDMGDRVAYFARLKGVLKPGGRVAIIDYLPAGVLARLHGHFIEEGEILAVMKDAGYIAVERHTFLEGQSFNIFKPVE